The DNA region ACGCGATGACGCCCACGGCGACCATGACGCCGATCGCCTGCAGCACGCGACGAAGAGTGAAAGCGAGCATCTCTACCTTTCACTGCATTTCAGCTTCGGTGCGCGACGTTGCGCAGCCGGGAAAACGCGAGGTCCCGGAAGCAGGGCTTCCGGGACCCAATTCGCAGCGACCACTTACTCACCCTGTTTGGTCGCCCAGTAGAGCAGCACCTGGTTGTCGGCGCGCTGGACCAGCTTGACCTTTTTCGACACGCCCCACACCAGCGGTTGCTGGTGCAGCGGAATGTAGCCGTAGTCCTTGATCACGATGTCGTAGGCCTGCTTGATCAGCTGGTCGCGCTTGGCGGTGTCGCTCTCGACCAGGACCTTGTCGGTGAGCGCGTCGACTTCCTTGTTGCAATAGCCGCCGAGATTGGCCTCGCCGCGGGTCGAATCCTTCGGATCGTCGCGGCAGCCGAGGATGTCGTGCAGCACGTTGTGCGAGTCAGACGTCGCGGGCGTCCAGCCCAGCATGAAGAACGAGGTCTGGTAGCCGCCGGGCTTCAGCACCTTGGCGAAATACTGCGCCTTCGGCTGCGCCAAGAGGTTCACCTTGACGCCGATGCGGGCCAGCATGCCGACCACCGCCTGGCAGATCGCGGCGTCGTTGACGTAGCGGTCGTTCGGGCAGTCCATGGTGACTTCGAAGCCGTTCGGATAGCCGGCCTCGGTGAGCAGCTTCTTGGCGGCGTCCGGATCGGCCTTTGGCCGGACGAAGTCCTTCGACAGCGGATAGAGCTCGGGCGCGATCATCAGCGCCGAGGGCGTCGACATGCCGCGCATGACCCGGGTCTTGATCAGGTCGACGTCGATCGCCTTGTAAAAGGCTTCGCGGACCTTGATGTCCTTGAACGGATTCTTGCCCTTGACGTTGGAATAGAGCAGCTCGTCGCGCGTCACATCCATCCCGATGAAGATGGTGCGGATCTCAGGCGCGGTCATGACGGTGGCGACGCCGCTCGAATTGACGCGCTGGATGTCCTGCAGCGGAACCGGCTCGATGACGTCGACCTCGCCCGAGAGCAGCGCGGCGACGCGGGTGGCGTCAGAGCCGATCGAGGTGAAGATGATCTCCTTCAGATTATGCTCGGGCTTGCGCCAATAGCCCGGAAACACCTTGAACACCGTCTTCACGCCGGGCTGATGGCTCTCGATCGTGAAGGGACCGGTGCCGTTCTCGTGCAGCGCCGCGTAGCTCGGCGTGGTTGCGGAGGCCGGCGTCGGTGCGACGGCGTTGTTCTCCTCGCACCACTTCTTGTCCATGATGTACCAGCTATCCCATTGCGAGGTCAGGATGGGATTGGGCGAATCCAGCGTCACGTC from Bradyrhizobium genosp. L includes:
- a CDS encoding ABC transporter substrate-binding protein — translated: MSVRWSSFAATAAALVAFALPASAQTLRYANQGELKSLDPYTLKETTTIAHHAHVYEGLTARDKDLKIIPALAESWENLSPTKWRFHLRKGVKFHNGDPFTADDVLFSADRVRAKGSNFLSNVPADAKFTKVDDYTVDVTLDSPNPILTSQWDSWYIMDKKWCEENNAVAPTPASATTPSYAALHENGTGPFTIESHQPGVKTVFKVFPGYWRKPEHNLKEIIFTSIGSDATRVAALLSGEVDVIEPVPLQDIQRVNSSGVATVMTAPEIRTIFIGMDVTRDELLYSNVKGKNPFKDIKVREAFYKAIDVDLIKTRVMRGMSTPSALMIAPELYPLSKDFVRPKADPDAAKKLLTEAGYPNGFEVTMDCPNDRYVNDAAICQAVVGMLARIGVKVNLLAQPKAQYFAKVLKPGGYQTSFFMLGWTPATSDSHNVLHDILGCRDDPKDSTRGEANLGGYCNKEVDALTDKVLVESDTAKRDQLIKQAYDIVIKDYGYIPLHQQPLVWGVSKKVKLVQRADNQVLLYWATKQGE